The following are from one region of the Bos mutus isolate GX-2022 chromosome 18, NWIPB_WYAK_1.1, whole genome shotgun sequence genome:
- the CFAP20 gene encoding cilia- and flagella-associated protein 20, which translates to MFKNTFQSGFLSILYSIGSKPLQIWDKKVRNGHIKRITDNDIQSLVLEIEGTNVSTTYITCPADPKKTLGIKLPFLVMIIKNLKKYFTFEVQVLDDKNVRRRFRASNYQSTTRVKPFICTMPMRLDDGWNQIQFNLSDFTRRAYGTNYIETLRVQIHANCRIRRVYFSDRLYSEDELPAEFKLYLPVQNKAKQ; encoded by the exons ATGTTCAAAAACACGTTCCAGAGCGGCTTCCTCTCCATCCTCTACAGCATCGGCAGCAAACCCCTGCAGATCTGGGACAAAAAG GTACGAAATGGCCACATCAAAAGAATCACTGATAATGACATCCAGTCCCTGGTGCTAGAGATTGAAGGAACAAATGTCAG CACCACGTATATCACATGTCCTGCAGACCCAAAGAAAACACTGGGAATTAAACTTCCCTTCCTTGTCATGATCATCAAAAACCTGAAGAAATATTTTACCTTTGAAGTACAG GTACTAGATGATAAGAACGTGCGTCGGCGGTTTCGGGCAAGCAACTACCAGAGCACCACCCGGGTCAAGCCCTTCATCTGTACCATGCCCATGCGGCTGGATGACGGCTGGAACCAGATTCAGTTCAACCTGTCAGACTTCACTCGGCGGGCCTATGGCACAAATTACATTGAGACCCTCAGGGTGCAG ATCCATGCAAACTGTCGCATCCGACGGGTTTACTTCTCAGACAGACTCTATTCAGAAGACGAACTGCCAGCAGAGTTCAAACTGTATCTCCCAGTTCAGAACAAGGCAAAG caATAA